One part of the Mesorhizobium sp. M4B.F.Ca.ET.058.02.1.1 genome encodes these proteins:
- a CDS encoding GFA family protein yields MVSRRAECSCGQLSAVCSGEIVRISVCHCLACKRRTGSAFSYNVRFKEGDVSIQGRAAEFTRVGEQGGRVSYSFCPDCGTTVHYRLDSQPGVIAIPVGAFADPSFPAPFQSFYHDSRRCAWVEIRAEPLATFG; encoded by the coding sequence ATGGTCAGTCGTCGCGCGGAATGCTCTTGCGGCCAGCTTTCGGCTGTCTGCTCGGGCGAGATCGTACGCATTTCCGTGTGCCATTGCCTGGCCTGCAAGCGGCGCACCGGCAGTGCCTTTAGCTACAATGTCCGGTTTAAGGAAGGTGACGTGTCCATCCAGGGACGGGCGGCGGAGTTCACCCGTGTCGGCGAGCAGGGCGGCCGCGTCAGCTATAGCTTCTGCCCGGATTGCGGAACCACCGTCCACTACCGGCTCGACAGCCAGCCCGGTGTGATCGCAATTCCCGTCGGCGCCTTTGCCGACCCGTCCTTCCCGGCGCCGTTCCAGTCCTTCTATCACGACAGCCGGCGCTGCGCGTGGGTCGAGATCCGCGCCGAGCCTCTGGCGACGTTCGGCTGA
- the add gene encoding adenosine deaminase — protein MTDYIALPKAEVHIHVEGCFEADDVIRNCEEAGIPLRAPRDRLFEAHNLKSFLEMLDWLCGTFRTREQLASTAYKFAQRMARSGVRYADVIVNPTHWPHWYKNIPGMIDAFDAGFAAAEEDGHPPVGLCVSLLRTQSAEEAIELVELLSGIRHPRVVALSIDGNEAVAGRTGPRFAEAFRRAAAAGLRRTVHAGESSGPEGVRDAIDLLGADRIDHGVRAIEKPDLVDLLAERQIPLGVCPISNVTLGLYRSIAEHPIDTLRRAGVPVSINTDDPALLDTTLEASYAACADAFAWDGETIRELAATSVKASYADPALKAQVLADLAAWRA, from the coding sequence TTGACCGACTACATCGCATTGCCGAAAGCCGAGGTGCACATCCACGTCGAGGGCTGCTTCGAGGCCGACGACGTGATCAGGAATTGCGAGGAAGCCGGCATTCCGTTGCGCGCGCCGCGCGACAGGCTGTTCGAGGCGCACAACCTGAAGAGTTTCCTCGAAATGCTCGATTGGCTGTGCGGCACGTTCCGCACGCGCGAGCAGCTGGCGAGCACGGCCTACAAGTTCGCCCAGCGCATGGCCAGGAGCGGCGTGCGCTATGCCGACGTCATCGTCAACCCGACTCACTGGCCGCACTGGTACAAGAACATTCCGGGGATGATCGACGCCTTCGACGCCGGCTTCGCGGCCGCCGAAGAGGACGGTCACCCTCCGGTCGGGCTTTGCGTCAGCCTGTTGCGCACCCAGTCGGCGGAGGAAGCGATCGAGCTGGTGGAGCTGCTGAGCGGGATCAGGCATCCGCGCGTGGTTGCGCTGTCGATCGACGGCAACGAAGCCGTCGCCGGCCGCACCGGCCCGCGCTTTGCCGAAGCGTTCCGCCGTGCGGCTGCGGCGGGCCTGCGGCGGACCGTTCACGCCGGCGAGTCCAGCGGTCCGGAGGGCGTGCGCGACGCGATCGACCTGCTTGGCGCCGACCGCATCGACCACGGCGTGCGGGCGATCGAGAAGCCGGACCTGGTCGACCTGCTGGCTGAGAGGCAGATCCCCCTTGGCGTCTGCCCGATCTCCAACGTCACGCTCGGCCTCTACCGGTCGATCGCCGAACATCCGATCGACACCTTGCGCCGGGCCGGTGTTCCGGTCTCGATCAACACCGATGATCCGGCGCTGCTCGACACCACGCTGGAAGCATCCTATGCCGCCTGCGCCGACGCGTTCGCCTGGGACGGCGAAACCATCCGCGAGCTCGCGGCGACATCGGTCAAGGCGAGCTATGCCGACCCCGCGCTGAAGGCGCAAGTCCTGGCGGATCTGGCGGCCTGGCGGGCCTGA
- a CDS encoding GFA family protein, which translates to MDPITGGCLCGNVRIVASGAPYRVGICHCLDCRKHHGALFYAAAVFAQDAVTIEGETRDYAGRFFCPRCGSSVFARTGDEIEVHLGSLDAPDQLVPTYELWTVRRESWLPPFPLKRRYERDRDATGRSEG; encoded by the coding sequence ATGGACCCAATCACCGGCGGCTGCCTGTGCGGTAACGTCCGCATCGTTGCGTCGGGTGCCCCATACAGGGTCGGCATCTGCCACTGCCTCGACTGCCGCAAGCATCACGGGGCGCTCTTCTATGCCGCGGCGGTGTTCGCTCAGGATGCGGTGACGATCGAGGGCGAAACGCGCGATTATGCCGGACGGTTCTTCTGTCCGCGCTGCGGCTCGTCCGTCTTCGCCCGCACTGGAGACGAGATCGAAGTTCATCTGGGCTCCCTGGATGCTCCCGACCAACTGGTGCCGACGTACGAACTCTGGACCGTTCGTCGCGAGTCCTGGTTGCCGCCGTTTCCGCTCAAGAGACGCTACGAGCGCGATCGTGACGCCACGGGTCGTAGCGAGGGATAG
- a CDS encoding winged helix-turn-helix domain-containing protein has protein sequence MQGSRFAFGPYVLDPSAGTLLRNDVPVAAGYRGLKLLAALVERPGEILAKAELMDAAWPGTAVEEGNLTVQIAQLRKLLGPAADGGDWIATVPRVGYRFTGVIEQLGEAKRKPLPLPGKPSIAVLPFVAFSNDPGQESFADGLTEDLITDLSRNAGLFVIARNSVFAYKGRAMDVRGIAEELGVRYLLEGSARRAAGRVRINAQLVDASSGEHLWAERYDRSLEDIFAVQDEVTAKIVEALLGRLRAPPPRNRPKNLEAYDLCVRARKLIDDSPQTAREAHLMLTRAVSLDPDYAEAYRWLAMNHWMQWVHWGEPIEPNRSVALELARKAVAIDPNDAGCHWVLGNLLAYERRFDEADAEFAKAFELDPNEADAWATISDIEVLAGQIEVSLEHIRKAFRLNPYPPSWYYLTLGQAQYAAREYEAAVETLRRDETYRTSSRRFLAASLAQLGRLDEARAEVELFLVGNRHFSTAYWVATEPFRDDATMQHFVDGFRKAGLPD, from the coding sequence ATGCAGGGATCGCGCTTTGCCTTTGGTCCGTATGTGCTTGATCCGTCTGCGGGAACGCTGCTTCGCAACGACGTTCCCGTGGCCGCCGGCTATCGCGGGCTGAAGCTGCTTGCGGCGCTGGTCGAGCGTCCCGGCGAAATCCTGGCCAAGGCCGAGCTGATGGATGCCGCATGGCCGGGAACGGCCGTCGAGGAAGGCAACCTGACGGTCCAGATCGCCCAGCTCAGGAAGCTGCTCGGTCCGGCCGCCGATGGCGGTGACTGGATCGCCACGGTGCCGCGCGTCGGCTACCGCTTCACTGGCGTCATCGAACAGCTCGGCGAGGCGAAGCGAAAACCCTTGCCGCTGCCCGGCAAGCCGTCCATCGCCGTGCTGCCCTTTGTCGCCTTCAGCAATGATCCCGGGCAGGAGTCCTTCGCGGACGGGCTGACCGAAGACCTGATCACCGACCTGTCGAGGAACGCGGGCCTGTTCGTCATCGCGCGCAACTCGGTCTTTGCCTACAAGGGAAGGGCGATGGATGTGCGCGGGATCGCCGAGGAGCTCGGCGTGCGCTACCTGCTGGAAGGCAGCGCCAGGCGCGCCGCCGGGCGCGTGCGCATCAATGCCCAGCTGGTCGACGCTTCGAGCGGCGAACATCTGTGGGCGGAACGCTACGATCGCAGCCTTGAAGACATCTTTGCCGTTCAGGACGAGGTGACGGCCAAGATCGTCGAGGCACTGCTTGGCCGGCTGCGCGCGCCGCCGCCGCGCAACCGGCCCAAAAATCTCGAGGCCTATGATCTGTGTGTGCGGGCGCGCAAGCTGATCGACGATTCGCCGCAGACGGCGCGGGAAGCGCACCTGATGCTGACGCGCGCCGTTTCGCTCGATCCGGACTACGCCGAGGCCTATCGCTGGCTTGCCATGAACCACTGGATGCAATGGGTGCATTGGGGAGAACCCATCGAACCCAATCGGAGCGTTGCCCTGGAGCTGGCGCGCAAGGCCGTGGCGATCGATCCCAACGATGCCGGCTGCCACTGGGTGCTGGGCAACCTGCTTGCCTATGAACGCCGCTTCGACGAGGCGGACGCTGAATTCGCCAAGGCGTTCGAACTCGATCCGAACGAAGCCGACGCCTGGGCGACGATATCCGACATCGAGGTTCTGGCCGGGCAGATCGAGGTAAGCCTCGAGCACATTCGCAAGGCATTCCGGCTGAACCCCTATCCGCCAAGCTGGTACTATCTGACACTCGGTCAGGCACAATATGCGGCCCGTGAATACGAAGCCGCCGTCGAGACGCTGCGCCGGGACGAGACCTATCGCACGAGCTCGCGCCGTTTCCTGGCGGCAAGCCTTGCGCAACTTGGCCGGCTCGATGAGGCGCGCGCGGAGGTCGAACTGTTCCTCGTCGGCAACCGGCATTTTAGTACCGCCTATTGGGTCGCGACGGAGCCGTTCCGCGACGACGCGACGATGCAGCATTTCGTCGATGGCTTCCGCAAGGCCGGCCTTCCGGACTGA
- a CDS encoding DUF1127 domain-containing protein, with translation MNDTLATVQHCAARQAASARRAPRRSLTSLRGTIAAWRRQARFRWDLKRISETNPHLIDDIGLTRRQVEEEIAKLPFWQR, from the coding sequence ATGAACGATACCCTTGCAACGGTCCAGCATTGCGCAGCGCGGCAGGCAGCGTCCGCGAGGCGGGCGCCGCGCCGGTCCTTGACGAGCCTGCGCGGCACGATCGCTGCCTGGCGCAGGCAGGCACGCTTTCGCTGGGATCTCAAGCGAATCTCGGAGACCAATCCGCATCTGATCGACGATATCGGCCTGACCAGACGGCAGGTCGAGGAAGAGATCGCCAAGCTGCCCTTCTGGCAACGATAA
- a CDS encoding Gfo/Idh/MocA family oxidoreductase translates to MRLLILGTGWMAQEHARRFSAIEGVDIVGAVDVDPARVGEFADGFKIPNRFTSLEEALKWGEFDAVANVTPDRIHHPTTMALIAAGKPVLCEKPLAENFGKATEMADAAEAAGIVNMVNLTYRNVAPLQKARAMVLAGEIGTVRHVEASYLQSWLVSKFWGDWRTDPKWLWRLSRGHGSNGVLGDVGIHILDFASYGAALDIDHVFCRLRAFDKAPGNRIGEYGLDANDSFAMTLDFSNGAFGVVHASRWATGHLNELRLRIYGDKGGIEVMHNLEGSALKACVGDNVENARWEALDAGTVPTNYERFAEAVKSGVQPEPSFRHAAELQKVLDLAVVSDEKRAELRAHADTQ, encoded by the coding sequence ATGCGGCTTTTGATACTCGGTACCGGCTGGATGGCGCAGGAGCATGCCCGCCGCTTCAGCGCCATCGAGGGCGTCGACATTGTCGGCGCCGTCGATGTCGATCCGGCCCGCGTCGGCGAATTCGCCGACGGCTTCAAGATCCCCAACCGCTTCACCTCGCTGGAGGAGGCGCTGAAATGGGGTGAATTTGACGCTGTCGCCAACGTCACGCCGGACCGCATCCATCACCCGACCACCATGGCGCTGATCGCCGCCGGCAAGCCGGTTCTGTGCGAGAAGCCGCTGGCCGAGAATTTCGGCAAGGCGACCGAGATGGCGGACGCCGCGGAAGCCGCCGGCATCGTCAACATGGTGAACCTCACCTACCGCAATGTGGCACCTCTGCAGAAGGCGCGCGCCATGGTGCTGGCAGGCGAGATCGGTACGGTCCGCCATGTCGAGGCCTCCTACCTGCAAAGCTGGCTGGTGTCGAAATTCTGGGGCGACTGGCGCACCGACCCGAAATGGCTGTGGCGCCTGTCGCGCGGCCATGGCTCGAACGGCGTGCTCGGCGACGTCGGCATCCACATCCTCGATTTCGCCAGCTATGGCGCGGCGCTCGACATCGACCATGTGTTTTGCCGCCTGCGCGCCTTCGACAAGGCGCCGGGCAACCGCATCGGCGAATACGGGCTCGACGCCAATGACAGCTTCGCCATGACGCTGGATTTCTCCAATGGCGCCTTCGGCGTGGTGCATGCCAGCCGCTGGGCGACCGGCCATCTCAACGAGCTCAGGCTGCGCATCTATGGCGACAAGGGCGGCATCGAGGTGATGCACAATCTCGAAGGCTCGGCGCTGAAGGCGTGCGTGGGCGACAATGTCGAGAACGCCAGATGGGAGGCGCTCGACGCCGGCACGGTGCCGACCAACTATGAGCGCTTCGCCGAGGCGGTGAAGAGCGGCGTCCAGCCCGAGCCATCCTTCCGCCACGCGGCCGAATTGCAGAAGGTGCTCGATCTGGCGGTGGTGTCAGACGAGAAGCGCGCGGAGCTAAGGGCACACGCGGACACGCAGTGA
- a CDS encoding ThuA domain-containing protein: MTIRAVVWGENIHERTNEVVASIYPEGMHTTIANALKADPGISASTATLEQPEHGLPESRLAETDVLVWWGHKDHGAVADEVVERVARRVWEGMGLIVLHSGHFSKIFKRLMGTPCTLKWREAGERERLWVTSASHPIADGLGDCFELENEEMYGEQFAVPEPLETVFISWFQGGEVFRSGLTYRRGAGNIFYFRPGHETYPTYHDATVQQVLRNAVKWAANPQGAKRAIHDAPNVPVDNALEPIVERGGKLHTAGEAGFR; the protein is encoded by the coding sequence ATGACAATACGCGCTGTCGTCTGGGGCGAGAATATCCATGAGCGCACCAATGAGGTGGTCGCATCGATCTATCCCGAAGGGATGCACACCACGATTGCCAACGCGCTGAAGGCCGACCCCGGCATTTCCGCCTCGACCGCGACGCTGGAGCAGCCAGAGCACGGCCTTCCCGAATCCCGCCTTGCGGAGACCGATGTGCTGGTTTGGTGGGGGCACAAGGATCATGGCGCCGTCGCCGACGAAGTGGTCGAGCGGGTGGCGCGCCGCGTCTGGGAGGGGATGGGGCTGATCGTCCTCCACTCCGGCCATTTCTCGAAGATATTCAAGCGTTTGATGGGAACGCCCTGCACGCTGAAATGGCGCGAGGCCGGCGAGCGCGAGCGGCTCTGGGTGACGAGCGCCAGCCATCCGATCGCCGATGGGCTTGGCGACTGTTTCGAACTCGAGAACGAGGAGATGTATGGCGAGCAGTTCGCCGTGCCGGAGCCGCTTGAAACGGTGTTCATCTCCTGGTTCCAGGGCGGCGAGGTGTTCCGCTCCGGGCTCACCTATCGGCGCGGCGCCGGCAACATCTTCTATTTCAGGCCCGGCCACGAGACCTATCCGACCTATCATGACGCCACGGTGCAGCAGGTGCTGCGCAACGCGGTGAAGTGGGCGGCGAACCCGCAAGGCGCGAAGCGTGCTATCCACGACGCGCCGAACGTGCCGGTGGACAACGCGCTGGAGCCGATCGTCGAGCGCGGCGGCAAGCTGCACACGGCCGGCGAGGCCGGCTTCCGTTAG
- a CDS encoding DUF4239 domain-containing protein, protein MREALLGVAIFVCLAGASLTSLLIHGRFPPHHRQDDTSAIVRLAANLFVVMTSLVLGLMINSAKNTFESIDHNVHAYATELILLDRSLRQYGPETQAARQPLIAYVQRVVDATSPSQQTPIVANRLSELLLNNVGDQLRALTPPDDEHVAMLQEARQQLQKVIELRWVLAEQSEGAIPGPLIALLVSWLTLIFASFGFRAPCNATVVSTFIVSAALVAAALYLIMDMDIPFSGPIQISPAPLQRALAELKQ, encoded by the coding sequence ATGCGCGAGGCACTGCTTGGGGTCGCGATCTTTGTCTGCCTGGCTGGGGCTTCGCTCACCAGCCTGCTGATCCATGGCCGGTTTCCGCCCCATCACCGCCAGGACGATACCAGCGCGATCGTGCGGCTCGCCGCCAATCTGTTCGTCGTGATGACCTCGCTGGTGCTCGGCCTGATGATCAACTCGGCCAAGAACACGTTCGAATCCATCGACCACAACGTCCATGCCTATGCGACTGAGTTGATTTTGCTCGACAGGTCGCTCAGGCAATACGGCCCCGAGACGCAGGCCGCGCGCCAGCCGCTCATCGCCTATGTGCAGCGCGTCGTCGACGCCACCTCGCCCAGTCAGCAAACCCCGATAGTCGCCAACAGACTGTCGGAGCTTTTGCTCAACAATGTCGGCGACCAGCTGCGGGCGCTGACGCCGCCCGATGACGAACACGTCGCCATGCTGCAGGAAGCCCGCCAGCAGTTGCAGAAGGTGATCGAATTGCGCTGGGTGCTGGCCGAGCAGTCGGAGGGCGCCATCCCCGGACCACTGATCGCCCTTCTGGTTTCCTGGCTGACGCTGATCTTCGCCAGCTTCGGCTTCAGGGCGCCCTGCAACGCCACCGTGGTCAGCACCTTCATCGTGTCGGCGGCGCTGGTCGCCGCCGCGCTCTATCTAATCATGGACATGGATATACCCTTCTCCGGCCCGATCCAGATCTCGCCAGCGCCGCTCCAAAGGGCGCTGGCGGAGCTCAAGCAGTGA
- a CDS encoding tlde1 domain-containing protein — translation MPAVGAALALWSVATLAGLYSMGTSLTAASNRLPPSLLAPGTIALADPRRALASSWALSLPADARHRQALLGRCDAACLRQASNFSHDGKMARLRPAARPDSVAPRTAAPETVARTAPADRFDSVVASAKLSPQKLADAFARAQDKPVLLASLPADARFAEPVRLPDQQGPASVRFGPPVAEIERSSRLALALANAMPEVDMLSPPPSVALAAPDGLQEPQGTEVLLASLPPQDEMPDTIPLPTGRPRALIEQPDQSPKAQASRADAPRIEAPQEQAPKASASKTGKAQSAKAADVLSGKLPALSPRSSEHAAVPALPGVQASQAKPAKPGKRSKTQDAEMLAYAKPDMPERGAGGVFGNLFSNRPSVGNGVAVYDIAARTVYMPDGSKLEAHSGLGSMVDQPRFVNKKNVGPTPPDTYNLSMRESRFHGVEAIRLTPTSGKNKYGRDGLLAHTYMLRGGRAESNGCVVFKDYARFLAAYKKGKIKRLVVVPRMSKPLTQVAQEGRQG, via the coding sequence GTGCCTGCTGTTGGCGCCGCGCTCGCCCTGTGGTCCGTGGCGACCCTGGCTGGCCTTTATTCGATGGGCACCTCGCTCACCGCTGCCTCCAACCGATTGCCGCCGAGCCTGCTTGCGCCGGGCACCATCGCGCTTGCCGATCCGCGCCGCGCGCTCGCCAGTTCCTGGGCGCTTTCGCTCCCGGCGGATGCCCGGCACCGGCAGGCGCTCCTCGGGCGTTGCGATGCTGCCTGCCTGCGCCAGGCCTCGAATTTCTCGCATGACGGCAAGATGGCGCGCCTGCGTCCTGCGGCAAGGCCCGATAGCGTCGCGCCGAGGACGGCCGCGCCGGAAACCGTGGCGCGTACTGCCCCGGCCGACCGCTTCGACAGCGTCGTCGCCAGCGCAAAGCTGTCGCCGCAAAAGTTGGCGGATGCCTTTGCCCGCGCGCAGGACAAGCCGGTCCTGCTGGCCAGCCTGCCGGCCGATGCCCGCTTCGCCGAACCGGTTCGCCTGCCCGACCAGCAGGGCCCGGCATCGGTGCGCTTCGGACCTCCGGTGGCGGAGATCGAACGCTCGTCGCGCCTGGCGCTGGCGCTCGCCAACGCAATGCCGGAGGTCGACATGTTGTCGCCGCCGCCGTCCGTGGCGCTGGCCGCGCCTGACGGGCTGCAGGAGCCGCAAGGGACCGAAGTTCTGCTTGCCTCGCTGCCGCCGCAGGACGAGATGCCGGACACAATTCCGTTGCCAACCGGCCGGCCACGGGCGCTGATCGAGCAGCCGGATCAATCGCCAAAAGCTCAAGCCTCCAGGGCGGACGCACCACGGATCGAGGCGCCACAGGAGCAGGCGCCCAAGGCGTCGGCGTCAAAGACCGGCAAGGCCCAGTCGGCCAAGGCCGCGGACGTGCTGTCCGGGAAGCTCCCGGCCCTGTCGCCGCGCAGCTCGGAGCATGCGGCCGTGCCGGCGCTGCCGGGTGTGCAGGCCAGCCAGGCCAAGCCGGCCAAGCCGGGCAAGCGCTCGAAGACCCAGGACGCGGAGATGCTCGCCTACGCCAAGCCCGACATGCCGGAGCGCGGCGCGGGCGGAGTGTTCGGCAACCTGTTCAGCAACAGGCCAAGCGTGGGCAATGGCGTCGCCGTCTACGATATCGCGGCCAGGACCGTCTATATGCCTGATGGCTCCAAGCTCGAGGCCCATTCCGGGCTGGGCTCGATGGTCGACCAGCCGCGCTTCGTCAACAAGAAGAATGTCGGCCCGACGCCGCCCGACACCTACAATCTGTCGATGCGTGAATCGCGCTTCCACGGCGTCGAGGCGATTCGGCTGACGCCGACCAGCGGCAAGAACAAATATGGCCGCGACGGCTTGCTTGCTCATACCTACATGCTGCGCGGCGGCCGCGCCGAGTCCAATGGCTGCGTCGTCTTCAAGGACTATGCCCGCTTCCTTGCCGCCTACAAGAAAGGCAAGATCAAGCGCCTGGTGGTGGTGCCGCGCATGTCGAAGCCGTTGACACAGGTCGCCCAGGAAGGCCGCCAGGGCTGA
- a CDS encoding DUF2231 domain-containing protein, producing MTRDPITHNPHSTASIAGHPVHAMLIPFPIAFFVATFVCDLIFWRTGNPGWVTASLWLLGAGLVMAALAALAGLTDVLGDTRIRNLRDAWLHAGGNAIVVLVELYNWYSRYAQGEAAVVPVGLVLSLIVVLILLFTGWKGWGMVYRHHVGVADGSDETR from the coding sequence ATGACGCGCGACCCGATCACCCACAATCCGCACAGCACCGCAAGCATTGCCGGCCATCCTGTCCATGCAATGCTGATACCGTTCCCGATCGCCTTTTTCGTCGCCACCTTCGTGTGCGACCTCATCTTCTGGCGAACCGGCAATCCGGGCTGGGTCACCGCTTCGCTCTGGCTGCTGGGGGCCGGTCTGGTCATGGCCGCGCTGGCCGCTCTTGCCGGCCTTACCGATGTGCTGGGCGATACCCGGATCCGCAACCTTCGCGATGCATGGCTGCACGCTGGCGGCAACGCCATTGTCGTGCTGGTCGAGCTTTACAACTGGTACTCGCGATATGCCCAGGGCGAGGCGGCAGTGGTGCCGGTCGGCCTGGTGCTGTCGCTGATCGTAGTCCTCATCCTCCTGTTCACCGGCTGGAAGGGCTGGGGCATGGTCTACCGGCATCATGTCGGCGTCGCCGACGGATCCGACGAAACGCGCTGA